A stretch of Paenibacillus mucilaginosus 3016 DNA encodes these proteins:
- a CDS encoding PstS family phosphate ABC transporter substrate-binding protein: MRLVVKGEKHIESEVNLKPDRKDHRGIGFVLQWGFLFGVMYLLGILIAGFLTGSEPEFLYRSLKRGDAGVGLLMLLYSLAIACLFGLYGYASGRQDGVMAGRQVLAVLPVTLLGTVIWTLTFTGRTGSVAEFTDMSWLPFTLFTYWATPLYEASRFYVDQGTPMKVAALVLSLLPGVSAVLGTWLHQAAAGNPRRLRRLLLPLAVLSVLTGGMALTLELLPKQRPFTPQSYPRVDGATAALPFGRLMLGELTGVNRGMAYESVHFNTTHEAYLNLIEREADLILVAGPSNEERQQAAAAGVELKLTPLGRDAFIFLVHRENGVDGVKAGDLRRIYSGEVTNWKELGGADEPITAFQREANSGSQTYMEKNVMKGLGMAEPPMDRKPSGMGGLIEAVADYRNARNALGYSFYYYASEMNRSENVKFLAVDGVQPSRDNIRSGAYPYTAVLYAVTRGDEPADSPAGRLLQWLQSEAGAQAVERGGFVPGTGTAAVEE, translated from the coding sequence ATGAGGCTGGTGGTAAAGGGGGAGAAGCACATCGAAAGTGAAGTGAATCTAAAGCCTGACCGGAAGGACCATCGGGGGATCGGGTTTGTCCTGCAGTGGGGCTTCCTGTTCGGTGTCATGTACCTGCTGGGCATCTTGATTGCGGGTTTTCTGACCGGCTCGGAGCCCGAATTTCTGTACCGTTCCTTGAAAAGAGGCGATGCCGGCGTCGGGCTCCTGATGCTGCTCTATTCCCTGGCGATCGCATGCCTGTTTGGCCTGTACGGCTATGCGTCAGGCAGGCAGGACGGGGTGATGGCGGGTCGGCAGGTACTGGCCGTGCTGCCCGTCACGCTGCTCGGCACGGTGATCTGGACACTTACGTTCACGGGGCGCACCGGTTCCGTGGCGGAGTTCACGGATATGAGCTGGCTGCCGTTCACGCTGTTCACTTATTGGGCGACGCCCTTGTACGAGGCTTCCCGGTTCTATGTCGATCAGGGGACCCCGATGAAGGTAGCGGCGCTCGTCTTGTCGCTGCTTCCGGGAGTGTCGGCGGTCCTGGGGACCTGGCTTCACCAAGCGGCGGCAGGGAACCCCCGTCGGCTTCGGCGGCTCCTCCTTCCGCTGGCGGTCCTGTCTGTGCTGACCGGGGGGATGGCTCTGACGCTGGAGCTGCTGCCGAAGCAGAGACCGTTCACTCCGCAGTCTTATCCCCGGGTGGACGGGGCCACAGCGGCTCTTCCGTTCGGCAGACTGATGCTGGGTGAGCTGACGGGGGTCAACCGGGGGATGGCTTACGAGAGCGTACACTTTAACACCACGCATGAAGCCTACTTGAACCTCATCGAACGGGAGGCGGACCTCATCCTCGTCGCAGGCCCTTCGAATGAGGAACGCCAGCAGGCTGCAGCGGCGGGGGTGGAGCTGAAGCTGACTCCGCTGGGCCGGGATGCGTTCATCTTCCTCGTCCACCGGGAGAATGGCGTGGACGGAGTGAAGGCCGGGGACCTGCGGCGGATCTACAGCGGCGAGGTGACGAACTGGAAGGAGCTCGGCGGGGCGGATGAGCCCATCACGGCGTTCCAGCGGGAAGCGAATTCCGGTTCGCAGACGTACATGGAGAAGAACGTCATGAAGGGGCTCGGGATGGCGGAGCCTCCGATGGACCGCAAGCCGAGCGGCATGGGCGGCCTGATCGAAGCGGTGGCGGACTACCGCAACGCGCGCAATGCGCTCGGTTACTCCTTCTATTATTATGCGAGCGAAATGAACCGCAGCGAGAACGTGAAGTTCCTGGCGGTGGACGGGGTGCAGCCAAGCCGGGACAACATCCGCAGCGGAGCTTACCCGTACACCGCCGTGCTGTACGCCGTGACCCGCGGGGATGAGCCGGCGGACAGTCCTGCAGGCCGGCTGCTGCAGTGGCTGCAGAGCGAGGCGGGAGCACAGGCGGTCGAGCGCGGCGGCTTCGTCCCGGGGACCGGCACGGCTGCGGTGGAGGAGTAA
- a CDS encoding YwhD family protein, whose protein sequence is MENNGSGQEKEKKLPTLNIISQKETKHRGYGQGSIDLSQLSGVIIDGDEVYLDDGTLHAKSKIEKGIKFTVNADEVPNGRPCWIVWVAVDFKEDGKYYAGVTSCAMTVDPEARKGWKILADHVNRMDYALKRRVMVDNLGEAEKAKLRDFLAAWDPGMWERSDATLKEALS, encoded by the coding sequence ATGGAGAACAACGGAAGCGGACAGGAAAAAGAAAAGAAGCTCCCTACATTAAATATCATCTCGCAGAAAGAAACAAAGCACCGCGGGTATGGACAGGGCTCCATTGACCTCAGCCAGCTGTCGGGCGTGATTATCGACGGGGACGAGGTGTATCTGGACGACGGCACGCTTCATGCCAAGAGCAAGATCGAGAAGGGCATCAAGTTCACGGTGAACGCGGATGAGGTGCCGAACGGGCGTCCCTGCTGGATCGTGTGGGTGGCGGTGGATTTCAAGGAAGACGGCAAATATTACGCCGGCGTGACCTCGTGTGCCATGACCGTAGATCCGGAAGCGCGCAAGGGATGGAAAATTCTCGCCGATCACGTCAACCGGATGGACTATGCGCTGAAGCGCCGGGTCATGGTCGATAACCTCGGAGAGGCCGAGAAAGCCAAGCTTCGCGACTTCCTCGCCGCGTGGGATCCGGGCATGTGGGAGCGGTCGGATGCGACTCTGAAGGAAGCTTTATCCTAA
- a CDS encoding M1 family metallopeptidase → MKNRLHASITSWGAVLIAACGAVLLTHTLLLADETAGDKRNTAWAVAADSGTGLPMLRPAASHSVTAAPASPAARGPADGSSTGLALSAGSGEARPAAARAAPAGEAPPAPAAPPATPAPPSLPAKPAEKPAPKPLSGRIVEYHLTAEYDATGKMITGTSSITWTNPGSLPVSELYFHLYPNAFESKKSTFMRESGGKLRSDVSKEGSFGSMTVSSIKLMGGSEAELSGASEYVQPDDGNKDDRTLLRVPLPKPVEPGAKITLQTDFTVKLPQVFARMGYAGDFVMAGQWFPKIAVYEPQGTRGRTDEGWNLHQYHGNSEFYADFGIFDVKLKLPADYKVAATGFPTKPPVDDGATKIHTFYADDVHDFAWSASPHFVYYEEPYATPHLPGVRIKLYLDPKHEHLKARYMTAAKKALARYSEWYGTYPYSTLSVVVPPEDGNGAGGMEYPTLITAWGAGEENPSLELERVVVHEIGHQFFYGMVASNEFEEAWLDEGFTSYIEDRLMEAEYGVRPNLLVESSYITSPEALKKNAWSYDGHSHYAENVYTRAKLVLKAMERQTGPETMNKIMRTYFQRWKFKHPTTADFQLAAEDVTKTSWQSFFDQYVYGDSMVDYAVGSISTRKLTENGQTYYENSVVLRRQGGSVQGVPVRFHFTDGTRLDKTWEGGDSEVLIKLNHTSPLAWVSIDPQYTIVLENKRINSFMKTEVDPQLSVRWNLSVLKILEILSGWIAW, encoded by the coding sequence ATGAAAAACCGACTACATGCCTCCATCACATCATGGGGCGCCGTTCTGATCGCAGCCTGCGGCGCCGTGCTGCTTACCCATACCCTGCTGCTCGCAGACGAAACCGCGGGGGACAAGCGCAATACCGCGTGGGCGGTGGCAGCGGACAGCGGCACCGGCCTGCCCATGCTCCGGCCCGCGGCCTCACACAGCGTCACGGCCGCTCCCGCTTCGCCGGCGGCGCGTGGGCCGGCAGACGGCTCGTCCACGGGCCTGGCGCTGTCGGCCGGAAGCGGCGAAGCCCGTCCCGCCGCCGCCCGCGCCGCCCCGGCCGGCGAGGCCCCGCCCGCTCCGGCGGCCCCTCCGGCAACACCCGCGCCGCCGAGCCTGCCGGCGAAGCCCGCGGAGAAGCCCGCACCGAAGCCGCTGTCCGGCCGGATCGTGGAATATCACCTAACCGCAGAGTACGACGCCACAGGCAAGATGATCACCGGCACCTCGTCGATAACCTGGACCAACCCCGGCAGCCTGCCGGTGTCCGAGCTGTATTTTCACCTGTATCCGAACGCCTTCGAATCGAAGAAATCCACCTTCATGCGGGAATCCGGGGGCAAGCTGCGCAGCGACGTATCCAAGGAAGGCAGCTTCGGCAGCATGACCGTCTCCTCGATCAAGTTGATGGGCGGCTCGGAGGCCGAACTCAGCGGCGCTTCCGAATATGTCCAGCCTGATGACGGGAACAAGGACGACCGCACCCTGCTGCGGGTGCCGCTGCCGAAGCCCGTGGAACCGGGAGCCAAAATCACGCTGCAGACCGACTTCACGGTGAAGCTGCCGCAGGTCTTCGCCCGGATGGGCTATGCCGGCGACTTCGTCATGGCGGGCCAGTGGTTCCCGAAGATCGCCGTCTACGAGCCGCAAGGCACCCGCGGGCGCACCGATGAGGGATGGAACCTGCACCAATACCACGGCAATTCCGAGTTTTATGCCGACTTCGGCATTTTCGACGTGAAGCTGAAGCTGCCTGCGGACTATAAAGTGGCCGCCACGGGCTTCCCGACGAAGCCCCCCGTCGACGACGGCGCAACCAAGATTCATACCTTCTATGCGGATGACGTGCACGACTTTGCCTGGTCGGCCTCCCCGCATTTTGTGTATTACGAGGAGCCGTATGCCACGCCCCATCTGCCGGGCGTACGCATCAAGCTGTACCTCGACCCGAAGCACGAGCATCTCAAGGCCCGCTACATGACCGCCGCCAAAAAAGCGCTCGCCCGCTACTCCGAATGGTACGGAACGTACCCGTACTCCACCCTCTCTGTGGTCGTGCCCCCGGAGGACGGAAACGGGGCGGGAGGCATGGAATACCCCACCCTGATCACCGCCTGGGGAGCCGGCGAGGAGAACCCGAGCCTGGAGCTCGAACGGGTCGTCGTGCACGAGATCGGCCATCAGTTCTTCTACGGGATGGTGGCGAGCAACGAATTCGAGGAAGCCTGGCTTGACGAGGGCTTCACTTCCTATATCGAAGACCGGCTGATGGAGGCCGAATACGGCGTGCGTCCGAATCTCCTCGTGGAATCGAGCTATATCACCAGCCCCGAGGCCCTGAAGAAAAACGCCTGGAGCTACGACGGGCACAGCCACTACGCGGAGAATGTCTACACCCGAGCAAAGCTGGTGCTGAAGGCGATGGAGCGGCAGACCGGTCCGGAGACCATGAACAAGATCATGCGCACGTACTTCCAGCGCTGGAAATTCAAGCACCCGACCACGGCCGACTTCCAGCTCGCCGCGGAGGACGTCACGAAGACGAGCTGGCAGAGCTTCTTCGACCAGTACGTCTACGGGGACTCCATGGTCGATTATGCGGTAGGCTCCATCTCCACCCGGAAGCTGACGGAGAACGGCCAAACCTACTATGAGAACAGCGTCGTGCTCCGCCGACAGGGCGGCTCGGTCCAGGGCGTTCCGGTCCGCTTCCACTTCACGGACGGCACCCGGCTCGACAAGACCTGGGAAGGCGGCGACAGCGAGGTGCTCATCAAGCTGAACCATACGTCTCCCCTCGCCTGGGTGTCCATCGATCCGCAGTATACGATCGTGCTGGAGAACAAACGGATCAACTCGTTCATGAAAACCGAGGTCGACCCGCAGCTGTCCGTCCGCTGGAACCTCAGCGTGCTGAAGATTCTGGAGATACTCTCCGGCTGGATCGCATGGTAA
- a CDS encoding C40 family peptidase yields MKKQLVGLTLALSLFCGISVGSAYAETPLSAAVNDGLGAPYKWSGTTKSGFDCSGYTSWVFAKFGVDLPHTSKGQAAMGTWVDKDNLRAGDLVFFNTDGKGISHVGVYVGEGKFYHSATNQGVTITKLSEGYYAKRYVTARRVLSDAAYEQLMTDK; encoded by the coding sequence TTGAAAAAGCAGCTTGTAGGACTCACACTCGCATTATCTTTGTTTTGCGGTATTTCCGTCGGCAGCGCTTACGCGGAAACCCCATTAAGCGCAGCGGTCAACGATGGCTTGGGCGCGCCGTACAAATGGTCCGGCACCACCAAGAGCGGCTTCGACTGCTCCGGTTACACTTCCTGGGTATTCGCGAAGTTCGGCGTCGACCTGCCGCATACCTCCAAAGGCCAGGCAGCTATGGGCACTTGGGTGGACAAGGACAATCTTCGTGCCGGCGATCTCGTGTTCTTCAACACAGACGGCAAAGGCATCTCCCACGTTGGCGTGTATGTTGGTGAAGGCAAGTTCTACCACTCCGCCACGAATCAAGGCGTAACAATCACGAAACTTAGTGAAGGCTATTACGCCAAAAGGTATGTTACCGCCCGTCGCGTGCTTTCCGACGCTGCTTACGAGCAGCTCATGACCGACAAGTAA
- a CDS encoding cryptochrome/photolyase family protein — MILFLHRKDLRTADLPAFDYIRACGRPSLHVLVVDPFLLRRDRHREHSGRSFLAQAARLQQRYAAEGQRLHLLCGDPAAVTGALLEAHAVRELVFHEDYTPYAVTRDRSLRETAAARGVRVTAFDEQALADLRDFQRHAGRSEPYKVFTPYYRRWRDYLRQHFRPASTVSAGALQTLPLAEGFAERFPLPPELEEALASCRLEPEGSGPETALEDFLSGRLAGYAEGRDRYAREETSRLSRHLNTGALSIRRVYERLLDVSADAEPWLRQLAWRDFYLYQSRLDPLFYRYEKVYDLSGMPSDGFQAWAEARTGIPIVDAAMTELNTTGWMPNRLRMITAMFLTKNLLCPFPYGERYFRYKLADYDNALNRGGWLWSASLGFDAAPYFRVMNPVTQSQTHDPSGAYIRRWLPELSGLSDKEIHLPRPHAVVELKASRARAIEVYKEILASSAGGREQG; from the coding sequence ATGATCCTCTTCCTGCACCGCAAAGACCTGCGGACTGCGGATCTGCCCGCGTTCGATTATATCCGTGCCTGCGGCCGGCCGAGCCTGCACGTGCTTGTGGTTGACCCGTTCCTGCTGCGCAGGGACCGCCACCGGGAACACAGCGGCCGCAGCTTCCTCGCCCAGGCGGCCCGGCTGCAGCAGCGGTATGCCGCCGAAGGGCAGCGGCTGCATCTGCTCTGCGGCGATCCGGCCGCGGTGACCGGTGCGCTGCTCGAAGCCCATGCGGTCCGCGAGCTCGTGTTCCACGAGGACTACACCCCCTACGCGGTGACGCGGGACCGCAGCCTGCGGGAGACCGCAGCCGCCCGCGGCGTGCGCGTCACCGCGTTCGACGAGCAGGCGCTTGCGGACCTGCGCGACTTCCAGCGCCATGCCGGCCGCAGCGAGCCGTACAAGGTGTTCACGCCTTACTACCGCCGGTGGCGCGATTACCTGCGGCAGCATTTCCGGCCGGCGTCCACCGTAAGCGCAGGGGCGCTGCAGACCCTGCCGCTGGCGGAGGGCTTTGCGGAGCGCTTCCCGCTGCCACCGGAGCTGGAGGAGGCGCTGGCCTCCTGCCGGTTAGAGCCGGAAGGCAGCGGCCCGGAGACGGCGCTGGAGGACTTTCTCTCCGGGCGGCTGGCGGGCTATGCGGAAGGGCGTGACCGGTATGCCCGAGAGGAGACCAGCCGCCTGTCGCGGCACCTGAACACCGGGGCCCTCTCGATCCGGCGTGTCTATGAGCGGCTGCTTGACGTCAGCGCCGATGCGGAGCCCTGGCTGCGCCAGCTCGCCTGGCGCGACTTTTATCTCTACCAGTCGCGGCTCGATCCCCTGTTCTACCGCTATGAGAAGGTATACGATCTCTCCGGCATGCCCTCGGACGGCTTCCAGGCATGGGCGGAGGCCCGGACGGGGATTCCCATCGTGGATGCGGCCATGACGGAGCTGAACACGACGGGCTGGATGCCGAACCGGCTGCGGATGATCACAGCCATGTTCCTGACGAAGAACCTCCTCTGCCCGTTCCCTTACGGGGAGCGCTACTTCCGTTACAAGCTGGCCGATTACGACAATGCGCTGAACCGCGGGGGCTGGCTGTGGAGCGCCTCGCTCGGCTTCGATGCCGCTCCCTACTTCCGCGTCATGAACCCCGTGACGCAGTCGCAGACCCATGACCCGTCCGGGGCGTATATCCGCCGCTGGCTCCCGGAGCTCTCCGGGCTGTCCGACAAGGAGATTCACCTGCCCCGGCCGCACGCGGTCGTGGAGTTGAAAGCGTCGCGGGCAAGGGCGATCGAGGTGTACAAGGAGATTCTGGCCTCATCCGCCGGAGGCCGGGAACAGGGGTAG
- a CDS encoding PspC domain-containing protein gives MKRWYRSVSDKKLTGLCGGLAQYLNLDPTLLRVLVVILTFASSGSLILFYFLAALMVPKEPYSGSFPHS, from the coding sequence ATGAAACGTTGGTACCGCTCGGTTTCCGATAAAAAACTCACCGGCCTGTGCGGCGGATTGGCCCAGTACCTGAACCTCGACCCTACCCTGCTCCGGGTGCTCGTCGTCATCCTGACCTTTGCCTCCAGCGGCAGCCTCATTCTCTTCTACTTCCTGGCCGCCCTGATGGTGCCGAAGGAACCGTATTCCGGCTCGTTCCCGCACTCTTAA
- a CDS encoding antibiotic biosynthesis monooxygenase yields the protein MLIQTRTIVVQKGHADAVVERFSKRGPIDEMEGLLDVSVMVNRSKKEDTEEVVAMIRWESIDAWKNWEKSPAHIQGHREKKGQSLPEYVISSTVNMYEVKERREGTFVKQEQ from the coding sequence ATGTTAATCCAAACCCGTACCATCGTCGTCCAAAAAGGACACGCCGACGCCGTAGTCGAGCGCTTCAGCAAAAGAGGCCCTATCGATGAGATGGAAGGCCTGCTCGATGTCAGCGTCATGGTCAACCGTTCGAAGAAAGAAGATACGGAAGAGGTCGTCGCCATGATCCGCTGGGAGTCGATTGACGCCTGGAAGAACTGGGAGAAGAGCCCCGCTCATATCCAGGGCCACCGGGAGAAGAAGGGCCAGAGCCTGCCGGAGTACGTGATCAGCTCGACCGTCAACATGTACGAAGTCAAGGAACGCCGTGAAGGAACGTTCGTGAAGCAGGAACAGTAA
- a CDS encoding sulfurtransferase, with protein sequence MKHVVSVDWLFEHGTDDRMILVDCRFVLGQPDVGRIAYEKDHIPGAHYLDLEKDLSSAVTEHGGRHPLPDVDALSRTFGRIGIHSGSVVIAYDDQGGAYASRLWWLLTYLGHERVYILDGGYSKWKEAGYPVTDEPPLVHEAQFVPKVRGELVVDMEGVRSRQGRPGTVLIDSREARRYQGIEEPIDKTAGHIPGAVNYFWKDSLTAEGAWKSAEAQKERFGPLAEADEIIVYCGSGVTACPNVLALSEAGLKNVKLYAGSWSDWISYPDNPVAVGEE encoded by the coding sequence ATGAAGCATGTGGTTAGCGTGGACTGGCTGTTCGAGCACGGTACGGACGACCGGATGATTCTGGTGGACTGCCGTTTCGTCCTGGGACAGCCTGATGTGGGGCGGATCGCCTACGAGAAGGATCATATTCCCGGCGCGCATTATCTGGACTTGGAGAAGGACCTGTCCTCTGCGGTAACGGAACATGGAGGCCGTCATCCGCTGCCTGACGTGGATGCGCTCTCCCGCACCTTCGGCCGCATCGGCATCCATTCGGGCTCCGTCGTGATTGCCTACGACGACCAAGGCGGGGCGTATGCTTCGAGATTGTGGTGGCTGCTTACTTATCTGGGACACGAGCGGGTGTACATCCTGGATGGAGGTTACTCCAAGTGGAAGGAAGCGGGCTATCCGGTGACGGACGAACCCCCGCTCGTTCATGAGGCACAGTTCGTTCCCAAGGTGCGCGGCGAACTGGTTGTGGACATGGAGGGCGTCCGCTCGCGGCAGGGCCGTCCGGGAACCGTGCTCATCGACTCGAGAGAGGCGCGCCGGTATCAGGGGATCGAGGAGCCGATCGACAAGACGGCGGGACACATCCCCGGCGCGGTGAATTACTTCTGGAAAGACAGCCTGACGGCGGAAGGCGCATGGAAGTCCGCGGAGGCGCAGAAGGAACGCTTTGGTCCCCTCGCGGAAGCGGATGAGATCATCGTGTACTGCGGCTCCGGTGTAACCGCGTGCCCGAACGTGCTGGCGCTCAGTGAAGCGGGCCTCAAGAACGTGAAGCTGTACGCCGGCAGCTGGAGCGACTGGATCTCGTATCCGGACAATCCGGTGGCGGTAGGAGAAGAGTAA
- a CDS encoding GNAT family N-acetyltransferase — protein sequence MSSGFSDRKALHLSIRNKKEQAGFRLAPLTEEQARVICTWTYPPPYDLYNWKPWETLLARGEEFADPDIRQKQYRSVLDEEGRLTGFAQLFPMAGVTRLGLGLRPDLRGSGLGTAFVRAIAEEALRQKPANEIDLEVLTWNTRAIRTYEKAGFEITDTYERMTPNGPAEFHCMVWTGKLPGGPASVS from the coding sequence ATGAGCAGCGGCTTTTCGGATCGTAAGGCACTTCACCTGTCCATACGGAACAAGAAGGAGCAGGCCGGCTTTCGGCTGGCCCCGTTAACGGAAGAACAAGCAAGGGTCATCTGCACCTGGACTTATCCCCCGCCCTATGATCTCTACAACTGGAAGCCTTGGGAGACGCTGCTTGCCCGCGGCGAAGAATTCGCCGATCCCGACATCCGCCAGAAGCAGTACCGCAGCGTCCTGGATGAAGAGGGCCGGCTCACCGGCTTCGCCCAGCTGTTCCCCATGGCAGGCGTGACCCGGCTAGGGCTCGGACTCCGCCCGGACCTGCGCGGCAGTGGGCTCGGAACGGCCTTTGTCCGGGCGATCGCCGAAGAAGCCCTTCGGCAAAAACCTGCCAACGAGATCGATCTTGAGGTGCTGACATGGAACACCCGGGCGATCCGGACTTATGAGAAGGCCGGCTTTGAGATCACGGATACCTATGAGCGGATGACACCGAACGGGCCCGCCGAGTTTCACTGCATGGTCTGGACAGGGAAGCTCCCCGGCGGGCCCGCTTCTGTCAGCTGA
- a CDS encoding methyl-accepting chemotaxis protein, with product MNTPHPVPSRATSHEQFGSKLLAGTLMTLLLSCLPIYLLLWLIGIISGPMTAAFTVTAALLASLIPWIHKTYGPRPQGKTILTAYMFLVGFVILWFIPASGSWTALLIYMALSLVYLHTGTSIVGTAAALGIAIIHTVFNPYISSQPVFDKIVMFVVFLMVGFAGITVCMMGRRMVGELQEGQRGMASLLRDVQGSVKGLEAFGQQLKDNAVETDRIGRELAVSFAEIAKGMESQAASVSDINGSIHDSGAFVASIGTSTADMMRVSERTSAVIEAGKGHMASLQSDVSRVSGMMDTTYASMETLRMQSEQISTVLQSIQAIARQTSLLALNAGIEAARAGEHGRGFAVVAQEIRKLSSGAEESTAQITDILTRIQHQTGVVSGQILQGREAVGTIRSSGSEVGGLFAQLLQEAQSVSERSSSIASMLEQLEERAKAMAQEAGSVSAVTEQTNASVEEINASLDEQSARTGRIAASLGELEELTAQLSRMLTQHE from the coding sequence ATGAATACACCGCATCCTGTACCATCCCGCGCCACCTCCCACGAGCAGTTCGGGTCCAAGCTTCTTGCCGGCACCTTGATGACCCTGCTCCTGTCATGCCTCCCGATTTATCTGCTTTTATGGCTCATCGGGATCATCAGCGGTCCGATGACCGCAGCTTTTACGGTGACTGCAGCCCTCTTGGCTTCGTTGATCCCCTGGATCCACAAGACATACGGTCCCCGGCCGCAGGGTAAGACCATCCTGACCGCTTACATGTTCCTCGTCGGATTCGTCATTCTGTGGTTCATTCCGGCCTCCGGTTCCTGGACCGCACTGCTTATCTATATGGCCCTGTCCCTCGTCTATCTTCATACGGGAACGAGTATCGTCGGGACCGCTGCGGCCCTGGGGATCGCCATCATTCACACCGTGTTCAACCCTTATATCTCATCCCAGCCTGTATTCGACAAGATTGTTATGTTCGTCGTCTTCCTCATGGTCGGTTTTGCCGGCATCACCGTCTGCATGATGGGCAGGAGGATGGTCGGCGAGCTGCAGGAAGGACAGAGGGGCATGGCGTCACTCCTGCGCGACGTGCAGGGTTCCGTGAAGGGGCTCGAGGCCTTCGGGCAGCAGCTCAAGGACAACGCCGTCGAGACCGACCGGATCGGCCGCGAGCTGGCAGTGAGCTTCGCGGAGATTGCCAAAGGCATGGAATCCCAGGCGGCCTCCGTCTCGGATATCAACGGATCCATTCACGACTCCGGCGCGTTCGTGGCCTCGATCGGCACTTCGACTGCCGACATGATGCGCGTATCCGAGCGGACTTCCGCTGTCATTGAAGCCGGCAAGGGGCACATGGCCAGCCTGCAGTCCGACGTCTCCCGGGTCAGCGGCATGATGGACACCACGTACGCTTCCATGGAAACCCTGCGGATGCAGAGCGAGCAAATTTCCACCGTGCTGCAGTCCATCCAGGCGATCGCGCGGCAGACCAGCCTGCTCGCCCTCAACGCGGGCATCGAAGCCGCACGGGCGGGAGAGCACGGCCGGGGGTTCGCCGTCGTGGCGCAGGAGATCCGCAAGCTCTCCAGCGGCGCGGAGGAATCGACGGCCCAGATCACGGACATCCTCACCCGGATCCAGCACCAGACCGGTGTCGTATCCGGACAGATCCTGCAGGGCCGCGAAGCGGTCGGCACCATCCGCTCCTCCGGGAGCGAGGTCGGAGGGCTCTTCGCCCAGCTCTTGCAGGAAGCGCAGTCGGTATCGGAGCGCTCGTCCTCCATTGCTTCCATGCTGGAGCAGCTCGAGGAGCGCGCGAAGGCAATGGCACAGGAGGCCGGCTCCGTCTCGGCCGTTACCGAGCAGACGAACGCCTCGGTTGAGGAGATCAATGCCAGCCTCGATGAGCAGAGCGCACGGACCGGGCGGATCGCCGCCAGCCTCGGAGAGCTCGAGGAGCTCACCGCGCAGCTCAGCCGGATGCTTACGCAGCATGAGTAA